The Xanthomonas indica genome has a segment encoding these proteins:
- a CDS encoding MASE1 domain-containing protein has product MARLKTFASGILLSALYCAAYLAVWHCSLDQWFLPIGLRTAALLFLPYRLWPYVFLGDAAALLSMRVPMIDAEGANPVWVYGSSLLLMPAFSLLPWAVRRNLPDFRVEQSWLPLICLCAALWAVLVNKGANWLLGGPAAYINLENTLKFWIGFYLGIVMFVFPALLWVRRAEGDAGTRRAVLHSAGIAALLMGVLFGIAMQVEGVLRQFLLVLMITPAVWLTFKHAWRGAAIGVVMANFAVAMSLPKTNYAGAYDADTLQVQLLIAFAVTALASLGAKLSVAFDQVQRFGFAEREALQVAQASYMSAERTLRNRVIEYTDIHVHINKLRRDIATTLKQHGHYAAAMEMNRTGVIQAQLLDDYVAALYPLDIETHGLYGALNSIAFANACDTEVEARLHGDSRRLSIGLQLAAYRCVLNAMQILPDAGRHTIAARVWSARGKRGVVVTVEADAAMPGAGRKPHNADEMDWELASRLKAHDGTCRRRHEQKISFLISEPLERTVTS; this is encoded by the coding sequence ATGGCTAGACTGAAGACCTTCGCGAGCGGAATCCTTCTGAGTGCTTTGTACTGCGCGGCCTACCTGGCCGTGTGGCACTGCTCTCTGGATCAATGGTTCCTGCCGATCGGACTGCGCACGGCAGCACTGCTGTTTCTCCCGTATCGGCTTTGGCCCTACGTTTTTCTGGGAGACGCGGCGGCGCTGCTGAGCATGCGTGTGCCGATGATCGATGCGGAGGGCGCAAATCCGGTCTGGGTGTATGGCAGTTCCTTGCTGTTGATGCCGGCCTTCTCGCTGCTGCCCTGGGCGGTCCGGCGTAACCTGCCCGATTTCCGGGTCGAGCAGAGTTGGCTGCCGCTGATCTGCCTGTGTGCGGCGTTGTGGGCCGTGCTGGTCAACAAGGGCGCCAACTGGCTGCTCGGTGGACCTGCCGCCTACATCAACCTGGAAAACACGCTCAAGTTCTGGATCGGTTTCTATCTGGGTATCGTCATGTTCGTCTTTCCGGCACTGCTGTGGGTCAGGCGAGCAGAGGGGGATGCAGGTACGCGACGGGCGGTGCTGCACAGCGCCGGCATCGCCGCGCTGCTGATGGGCGTTCTGTTCGGTATCGCGATGCAGGTCGAGGGCGTCCTGCGCCAGTTCCTCCTGGTGCTCATGATCACGCCTGCCGTCTGGCTGACGTTCAAGCATGCCTGGCGGGGCGCTGCCATCGGTGTGGTGATGGCCAACTTTGCGGTGGCCATGTCCCTGCCGAAGACCAACTATGCCGGTGCCTACGACGCGGATACCTTGCAGGTGCAGTTGTTGATCGCATTTGCCGTCACCGCGCTTGCCTCACTCGGCGCCAAGCTGTCTGTCGCCTTCGACCAGGTGCAACGCTTCGGCTTTGCCGAAAGGGAGGCGCTGCAGGTCGCCCAGGCCAGCTACATGTCGGCCGAGCGTACCCTGCGCAACCGGGTGATCGAGTACACCGACATCCACGTGCATATCAACAAGCTGCGCCGCGACATCGCCACCACGCTGAAGCAGCACGGCCACTACGCGGCGGCGATGGAAATGAACCGCACCGGGGTGATCCAGGCGCAGCTGCTGGACGACTACGTCGCCGCACTGTATCCGCTGGATATCGAAACCCATGGCCTGTATGGCGCGCTGAATTCCATCGCCTTCGCCAATGCCTGCGATACCGAGGTCGAGGCGCGCCTGCACGGAGATTCGCGGCGGCTGTCGATCGGGCTGCAACTGGCGGCGTATCGCTGCGTGCTCAACGCCATGCAAATCCTGCCCGACGCGGGCCGGCACACGATCGCGGCGCGGGTCTGGTCGGCCCGTGGCAAGCGCGGCGTGGTGGTGACGGTGGAAGCCGATGCGGCGATGCCGGGTGCTGGGCGCAAGCCTCACAACGCCGACGAGATGGACTGGGAGTTGGCCAGCCGGTTGAAGGCTCATGACGGCACCTGCCGGCGCCGCCATGAGCAGAAGATCAGTTTTCTGATCTCCGAGCCGCTGGAAAGGACCGTTACTTCTTGA
- the ybaL gene encoding YbaL family putative K(+) efflux transporter → MHHDTSLIDIIAVGLALAFLLGTLAHRLKLSPLVGYLVAGICVGPFTPGFVADQALATQLSELGVMLLMFGVGLHFSLEDLMEVKWIAIPGALAQIAVATLLGWGLAWSMGWPTLHGLVFGLALSVASTVVLLRAMEERRLLETLRGRIAVGWLIVEDLVMVLALVLLPALADVLGGKGADTGSILGALGVTLLKMAAFVAVMLVVGRRAIPWALEKVAATGSRELFTLSVLAIALGVAFGSATLFGVSFALGAFFAGMLLKESELSHKAANDSLPLRDAFAVLFFVSVGMLFDPHILLEHPWQVLATFLTITVGKSLAAFVIVRAFGHPTGIALTISTSLAQIGEFSFILAGLGVSLAILPETGRDLILAGALLSIIANPLLFTWLDRWQARQAVEAPVTVEPELPPGPSLDLVDHAIVIGYGRVGSALAAVLRERGVPVLVIDDNRDHVERAHADGIPGIRGSAAADRVLAEAHPEKAKIAILAIPQPLEAGEALAKLRALNPALTLLARAHSDAEVKHLLDHGADGTVMAERELAYSLAEMVMATPPYRGMRAAAR, encoded by the coding sequence ATGCATCACGACACCAGTCTCATCGACATCATCGCGGTCGGGCTCGCGCTCGCCTTCCTCCTTGGCACGCTGGCCCATCGCCTCAAACTCTCGCCGCTGGTCGGCTACCTGGTGGCGGGCATCTGCGTGGGTCCGTTCACGCCGGGCTTCGTCGCCGACCAGGCCCTGGCCACCCAGCTGTCGGAACTGGGGGTGATGCTGCTGATGTTCGGGGTGGGGCTGCACTTCTCGCTCGAAGACCTGATGGAAGTGAAGTGGATCGCGATCCCCGGCGCGCTGGCGCAGATCGCGGTCGCCACCCTGCTCGGCTGGGGGCTGGCCTGGAGCATGGGCTGGCCGACCCTGCACGGCCTGGTGTTCGGCCTGGCGCTGTCGGTGGCCAGTACCGTGGTGCTGCTGCGGGCAATGGAGGAACGGCGCCTGCTGGAGACGCTGCGCGGGCGCATCGCGGTCGGCTGGCTGATCGTGGAAGACCTGGTGATGGTGCTGGCACTGGTGCTGCTGCCGGCGCTGGCCGACGTGCTCGGCGGCAAGGGCGCCGATACCGGCTCGATCCTCGGCGCGCTCGGCGTCACCCTGCTGAAGATGGCCGCGTTCGTGGCGGTGATGCTGGTGGTGGGCCGCCGCGCCATCCCGTGGGCGCTGGAAAAGGTGGCCGCGACCGGTTCGCGCGAGTTGTTCACCCTGTCGGTGCTGGCGATCGCGCTGGGCGTGGCGTTCGGCTCGGCGACCCTGTTCGGCGTGTCGTTCGCGCTGGGCGCGTTCTTCGCCGGCATGCTGCTGAAGGAATCGGAACTCAGCCACAAGGCCGCCAACGACTCGCTGCCGCTGCGCGACGCCTTCGCGGTGCTGTTCTTCGTCTCGGTGGGCATGCTGTTCGATCCGCACATCCTGCTCGAGCATCCGTGGCAGGTGCTGGCCACCTTCCTGACCATCACCGTCGGCAAGTCGCTGGCCGCGTTCGTGATCGTGCGGGCCTTCGGCCATCCCACCGGCATCGCCCTGACCATCTCCACCAGCCTGGCGCAGATCGGCGAGTTCTCCTTCATCCTCGCCGGCCTGGGCGTGAGCCTGGCGATCCTGCCCGAGACCGGCCGCGACCTGATCCTGGCCGGCGCGCTGCTGTCGATCATCGCCAATCCGCTGCTGTTCACCTGGCTGGACCGATGGCAGGCGCGGCAGGCGGTGGAGGCGCCGGTGACGGTGGAACCGGAACTGCCGCCGGGCCCATCGCTGGACCTGGTCGACCATGCCATCGTGATCGGCTACGGCCGGGTCGGCAGCGCGCTGGCGGCGGTGTTGCGCGAGCGCGGCGTGCCGGTGCTGGTGATCGACGACAACCGCGACCACGTCGAACGCGCGCATGCCGACGGCATCCCCGGCATCCGTGGCAGCGCCGCTGCCGACCGCGTGCTGGCCGAGGCGCATCCGGAAAAGGCCAAGATCGCGATCCTGGCGATCCCGCAGCCGCTGGAGGCCGGCGAGGCCCTGGCCAAGCTGCGCGCGCTGAACCCGGCGCTGACCCTGCTGGCGCGGGCGCACAGCGATGCCGAGGTCAAGCATCTGCTCGACCACGGCGCCGACGGCACGGTGATGGCCGAGCGCGAGCTGGCGTATTCGCTGGCGGAAATGGTGATGGCGACGCCGCCGTACCGGGGGATGCGCGCTGCCGCACGCTGA
- a CDS encoding aldolase/citrate lyase family protein, whose product MACKIGLLNSVPSALLCEMFGHVGYDFAVLDLEHVLRSPAELEHAIRACELGGCEAWVRVPEVDAKLIGRVLDAGARGVVLAGLDSAEQAKRAVAAAHFPPHGRRGITGGRVTGFGSVALADYIARSRERLRVIPMIESAAGVRALPQILQVPGVSLVMEGALDLALDLGVGPQPTHPQVWDHLLAIDAACRAAGVPFCPNPRDAAQRAHWLVQPDLQWLFAGEDRALLQAALRQRAADLRRP is encoded by the coding sequence ATGGCCTGCAAGATCGGGTTGCTCAACTCCGTGCCCAGTGCCCTGCTGTGCGAGATGTTCGGGCATGTCGGCTATGACTTTGCGGTGCTCGATCTGGAACACGTGCTGCGCTCGCCAGCCGAGCTGGAACACGCCATCCGCGCCTGCGAGCTGGGCGGCTGCGAAGCCTGGGTGCGGGTGCCCGAGGTCGATGCCAAGCTGATCGGCCGGGTGCTCGACGCTGGCGCCCGCGGCGTGGTCCTGGCCGGGCTGGACAGCGCCGAACAGGCCAAGCGCGCGGTCGCCGCCGCGCACTTCCCGCCGCACGGCCGCCGCGGCATCACCGGTGGCCGCGTCACCGGCTTCGGCAGCGTGGCCCTGGCCGACTACATCGCCCGCAGCCGCGAGCGCCTGCGCGTGATCCCGATGATCGAGAGCGCCGCCGGCGTGCGCGCGCTGCCGCAGATCCTGCAGGTACCCGGCGTGTCGCTGGTGATGGAAGGCGCGCTCGACCTGGCGCTGGACCTGGGCGTCGGCCCGCAGCCCACCCACCCGCAGGTCTGGGATCACCTGCTGGCGATCGATGCGGCCTGCCGCGCCGCCGGCGTTCCGTTCTGCCCCAATCCCCGCGACGCCGCACAGCGCGCGCACTGGCTGGTGCAACCGGACCTGCAGTGGCTGTTCGCCGGCGAAGACCGCGCGCTGCTGCAGGCCGCATTGCGCCAGCGCGCAGCCGACCTGCGCCGTCCCTGA
- a CDS encoding TonB-dependent siderophore receptor, with translation MIASLSPSLLAVALVAAMLAPTSVRAEDVPPDADAQARIRQLDAVQVQGSLLGRSTVEDVQHYAGSRQVIDSTQLRTGANRSLDEALQKVPGIKVFDETGTGALPQIMLRGLYESRSGRVQVLEDGIPLALAPYGQTSLSLFPVGMNQIDRIDIVRGGAAVQYGPNNVGGVINLISPDIPTTWTTTLGQKVTAGGAGHYLSDTAISTGGYASETFGLQLDANWTKGDYWREHSATDIKNLRLRAEWWLAPDKLLKASVQRYVADMDMAGALSTADYLRNPRQSTRPLDAFTGRTTRASLVYQQDFGDVGPFQDLRLDWSNFSARSSRNFIVGMRSASSETWRPDLPPQLRQSAPRDFRVYGSEPRLSWTMGDAVRQQWTLGARAINEDIDFLVGNTRLSNGVYTLVRDWRFKDRGAAAYVSNAIAFADGRVTVTPGLRYEQVDSRYYNLASGARTRNKTDDVLPGLTLGFQASPQWYLYADGQRSLRAPQVTQIIFGDNLDAELAWNYEAGARYQPNERTRVQFGGYLIDFDQQIQLDNTTRTYRNLGKTRHQGGEVEVQWSPAHLRALTLNAGYAYLDARQESGVYDGNRVPYTSRNQLTLGASYRPESGHTTVAVSSYYFSRAFSDAANTVQENAIASVGELPSYWVWNAQLSQVLSEGTSGKLSASLAVNNLFDRKYWYRGIDTSPWGRQPAPGRSVTVGLEYTF, from the coding sequence TTGATCGCTTCGCTTTCCCCTTCGCTGCTGGCCGTCGCCCTCGTCGCCGCCATGCTCGCTCCCACCAGCGTGCGCGCCGAGGACGTCCCGCCCGATGCCGACGCGCAGGCGCGGATCCGCCAACTCGACGCGGTGCAGGTGCAGGGCAGCCTGCTCGGCCGCTCCACCGTCGAGGACGTGCAGCACTACGCCGGCAGCCGCCAGGTGATCGACAGCACGCAGCTGCGCACCGGCGCCAACCGCTCGCTGGACGAGGCGCTGCAGAAGGTGCCGGGCATCAAGGTGTTCGACGAGACCGGCACCGGCGCGCTGCCGCAGATCATGCTGCGCGGCCTGTACGAGAGCCGCAGCGGCCGCGTACAGGTGCTGGAGGACGGCATTCCGCTGGCGCTGGCGCCGTACGGGCAGACCAGCCTGTCGCTGTTCCCGGTCGGCATGAACCAGATCGACCGCATCGACATCGTGCGCGGCGGCGCCGCGGTGCAGTACGGCCCCAACAACGTCGGCGGCGTGATCAACCTGATCAGCCCGGACATCCCCACCACCTGGACCACCACGCTGGGCCAGAAGGTCACCGCTGGCGGCGCCGGGCATTACCTGAGCGACACCGCGATCAGCACCGGCGGCTACGCCAGCGAGACCTTCGGCCTGCAACTGGATGCGAACTGGACCAAGGGCGACTATTGGCGTGAACACAGCGCCACCGACATCAAGAACCTGCGCCTGCGCGCAGAGTGGTGGCTGGCGCCGGACAAGCTGCTCAAGGCCAGCGTGCAGCGCTATGTCGCCGACATGGACATGGCCGGCGCCTTGTCCACCGCCGACTACCTGCGCAATCCGCGCCAGTCGACGCGGCCGCTGGATGCATTCACCGGCCGTACCACCCGCGCCTCGCTGGTCTACCAGCAGGACTTCGGCGACGTGGGGCCGTTCCAGGACCTGCGCCTGGACTGGAGCAACTTCAGCGCGCGCAGCAGCCGCAACTTCATCGTCGGCATGCGTTCGGCCTCCAGCGAGACCTGGCGCCCCGACCTGCCGCCGCAACTGCGGCAGAGCGCGCCGCGCGATTTCCGGGTCTACGGCAGCGAACCGCGGCTGAGCTGGACGATGGGCGACGCGGTGCGCCAGCAGTGGACGCTCGGCGCGCGCGCGATCAACGAGGACATCGACTTCCTGGTCGGCAACACCCGCCTCAGCAACGGCGTCTACACCCTGGTGCGCGACTGGCGCTTCAAGGATCGCGGCGCGGCGGCCTACGTCAGCAACGCGATCGCGTTCGCCGACGGGCGCGTCACCGTCACCCCTGGCCTGCGCTACGAGCAGGTCGATTCGCGCTACTACAACCTGGCCAGCGGCGCGCGCACGCGCAACAAGACCGACGACGTGTTGCCCGGCCTGACCCTGGGTTTCCAGGCCAGCCCGCAGTGGTACCTGTACGCCGACGGCCAGCGCTCGCTGCGCGCGCCGCAGGTCACCCAGATCATCTTCGGCGACAACCTCGACGCCGAACTGGCCTGGAACTACGAGGCTGGCGCGCGCTACCAGCCCAACGAGCGCACCCGTGTGCAGTTCGGCGGCTACCTGATCGACTTCGATCAGCAAATCCAGCTCGACAACACCACCCGCACCTACCGCAACCTCGGCAAGACCCGCCACCAGGGCGGCGAAGTGGAAGTGCAGTGGAGCCCGGCGCACCTGCGCGCGCTGACCCTCAACGCCGGCTACGCCTACCTGGACGCGCGGCAGGAATCGGGCGTGTACGACGGCAATCGCGTGCCCTACACCTCGCGCAACCAGCTCACCCTCGGCGCGTCGTACCGGCCCGAATCCGGTCATACCACCGTCGCCGTTTCCAGCTATTACTTCAGCCGTGCCTTCAGCGATGCGGCCAACACCGTGCAGGAGAACGCGATCGCCTCGGTCGGCGAACTGCCCTCCTACTGGGTGTGGAACGCGCAGCTGAGCCAGGTGCTCAGCGAAGGGACCAGCGGCAAGCTCAGCGCGTCGCTGGCGGTCAACAACCTGTTCGATCGCAAGTACTGGTACCGCGGCATCGACACCAGCCCCTGGGGCCGGCAGCCGGCGCCGGGCCGCAGCGTCACCGTCGGCCTCGAGTACACGTTCTGA
- a CDS encoding siderophore biosynthesis protein PvsA codes for MTPHDAPLLILSHVCHPAVTDGFLPAAQRLGVPVLLLTDHRHAHLDHFRRHPPAAPVQVLECDVFNPLGVLDLLGSLPQPPRAVFSNSDHLQTSAAVVAAALGVPGKDWQVCYAAKNKAAMRQRLRALGLPTPWFCSLAPGATAPAQVSWPLIAKPREGVASMDVRHCADATALQAYLDDFWQRHPQRSVLLESVLDGPLFTLETLGDGRSLQPIGGFDVKLSAPPHFVECEARWRGATDTPVLQQALAQLQAFGIGFGVCHSEFILTADGPVLVEINYRSIGDGREFLLDRLFGGHWFDSVLGLHLGRPLPTLQARRAHALVRYYVAEHDGTLAVASADHGSSDTHWEARYRRLRQPGDAIRLSHSNKDYLGVLDVLADTESDLQRALASTEAALHWRIDTTTGVAA; via the coding sequence ATGACCCCGCACGACGCTCCCCTGCTGATCCTCAGCCACGTCTGCCACCCGGCGGTGACCGATGGCTTCCTTCCCGCCGCGCAGCGCCTGGGCGTGCCGGTGCTGCTGTTGACCGACCACCGCCACGCCCACCTCGACCACTTCCGCCGCCATCCGCCCGCCGCACCGGTGCAGGTGCTGGAGTGCGACGTGTTCAATCCGCTGGGCGTGCTCGACCTGCTCGGCAGCCTGCCGCAGCCGCCGCGCGCGGTGTTCAGCAACAGCGACCACCTGCAGACCAGCGCCGCCGTGGTCGCCGCCGCGCTCGGCGTGCCCGGCAAGGACTGGCAGGTCTGCTACGCGGCCAAGAACAAGGCGGCGATGCGCCAGCGCTTGCGCGCACTCGGCCTGCCGACGCCGTGGTTCTGCAGCCTGGCGCCGGGCGCGACGGCGCCGGCGCAGGTCTCCTGGCCGCTGATCGCCAAGCCGCGCGAAGGCGTGGCGAGCATGGACGTGCGCCACTGCGCCGACGCGACGGCGCTGCAGGCCTACCTCGACGATTTCTGGCAGCGCCACCCGCAGCGCAGCGTGCTGCTGGAAAGCGTGCTGGACGGCCCGCTGTTCACCCTGGAAACGCTCGGCGACGGGCGCAGCCTGCAGCCGATCGGCGGCTTCGACGTGAAACTGTCGGCACCGCCGCATTTCGTCGAGTGCGAGGCGCGCTGGCGCGGCGCCACCGACACGCCGGTGCTGCAGCAGGCGCTGGCGCAACTGCAGGCGTTCGGCATCGGCTTCGGCGTGTGCCACAGCGAATTCATCCTCACCGCCGACGGCCCGGTGCTGGTGGAGATCAACTACCGCAGCATCGGCGACGGCCGCGAATTCCTGCTCGACCGGCTGTTCGGCGGGCACTGGTTCGACAGCGTGCTCGGCCTGCACCTGGGCCGGCCGCTGCCGACGCTGCAGGCGCGCCGCGCGCACGCCCTGGTGCGCTACTACGTGGCCGAGCACGACGGCACGCTGGCGGTGGCCAGCGCCGACCACGGCAGCAGCGACACACATTGGGAGGCGCGCTACCGGCGCCTGCGGCAACCCGGCGACGCGATCCGCCTGAGCCACTCCAACAAGGATTACCTGGGCGTGCTGGACGTGCTCGCCGACACCGAATCGGACCTGCAGCGAGCGCTGGCCAGCACCGAGGCGGCCCTGCACTGGCGCATCGACACCACCACCGGAGTGGCGGCATGA
- a CDS encoding IucA/IucC family protein codes for MSQDADRRYIDLRVIDACLREDLRGIVSRGAAATPPPAVLAAWAQAPLPADATWWRIAHLPDGELWLPLRRAGYLQTVSACSDGWVLHTGQHSAYESGAAQWLARLGSGLDMETQALHRAYVEEADCAVRQRALARQAYTQQQPLLATALDAADAHERAYRCEQLASHRDHPFYPSARAKLGLDDADLPRYAPEFGPSFALRWLALPAAQVTQTTPPPAFWPRPSMLGLDPTLDADHVAWPLHPLIFARLGEDSFAVPEGAIAAPQPWLQVRPSLSLRTVIPLAFPDHHLKLPVPMRTLGALNLRLIKPSTLYDGHWFERVLRDLAAHDPALGERYLHVDEAHAGHVGETRHLSYLLRRYPALPEATLVPVAGLCAALPDGRPLAVHLAERFHGGDLTAWWDSYLALMCEVHLRLWLRYGIALEANQQNSVLIYAAGRAPRLLLKDNDAARVLLSRLHAQRPALAALGTPRDTRIAVQDDTALARMFCTIILQLDLQAVLEGLAEWQPGLRATLYALLRARLHGTLRTLREEGIDIAPAQTLLDAPKLPVKYLLSAGSLLGKQITGAADINKFYGDSAPNLLREDALAARAAAAGAAR; via the coding sequence ATGAGCCAGGACGCCGATCGCCGTTACATCGACCTGCGCGTGATCGATGCCTGCCTGCGCGAAGACCTGCGCGGCATCGTCAGCCGCGGCGCCGCCGCCACGCCGCCGCCGGCGGTGCTCGCCGCCTGGGCGCAGGCGCCGCTGCCCGCGGATGCCACCTGGTGGCGCATCGCGCACCTGCCCGACGGCGAACTGTGGCTGCCGCTGCGCCGCGCCGGCTACCTGCAGACCGTGAGCGCCTGCAGCGACGGCTGGGTGCTGCACACCGGGCAGCACAGCGCCTACGAATCCGGCGCCGCGCAGTGGCTGGCGCGGCTGGGCTCCGGACTCGACATGGAAACCCAGGCGCTGCACCGCGCCTACGTCGAGGAAGCCGACTGCGCAGTGCGCCAGCGCGCGCTGGCGCGGCAGGCCTACACGCAGCAACAGCCCCTGCTGGCCACCGCGCTGGACGCGGCCGACGCGCACGAACGCGCCTACCGCTGCGAACAACTGGCCAGCCACCGCGACCACCCGTTCTATCCCAGCGCGCGTGCCAAGCTCGGCCTGGACGACGCCGACCTGCCGCGCTACGCGCCGGAGTTCGGCCCCAGCTTCGCGCTGCGCTGGCTGGCGCTGCCGGCCGCGCAGGTCACCCAGACCACGCCGCCACCGGCCTTCTGGCCGCGCCCGAGCATGCTCGGCCTGGACCCGACGCTGGACGCCGATCACGTCGCCTGGCCGCTGCATCCGCTGATCTTCGCGCGGCTGGGCGAGGACAGCTTCGCCGTGCCCGAGGGCGCGATCGCCGCGCCGCAGCCGTGGCTGCAGGTACGCCCGTCGCTGTCGCTGCGCACGGTGATTCCGCTGGCGTTTCCCGATCATCACCTGAAGCTGCCGGTGCCGATGCGCACGCTCGGCGCGCTCAACCTGCGCCTGATCAAGCCGTCGACGCTGTACGACGGGCACTGGTTCGAACGCGTGCTGCGCGACCTCGCCGCGCACGATCCGGCGCTGGGCGAACGCTACCTGCACGTGGACGAGGCGCATGCCGGCCATGTCGGCGAGACCCGGCACCTGTCCTACCTGCTGCGCCGCTATCCGGCGCTGCCGGAGGCGACCCTGGTCCCCGTGGCCGGTCTGTGCGCGGCGCTGCCGGACGGCCGGCCGCTGGCCGTGCACCTGGCCGAGCGCTTCCATGGCGGCGACCTCACCGCCTGGTGGGACAGCTACCTGGCGCTGATGTGCGAGGTGCACCTGCGGCTGTGGCTGCGCTACGGCATCGCGCTGGAGGCCAACCAGCAGAACAGCGTGCTGATCTACGCCGCCGGGCGCGCGCCGCGGTTGCTGCTCAAGGACAACGATGCGGCGCGGGTGCTGCTGTCGCGGCTGCACGCGCAACGGCCGGCGCTGGCCGCGTTGGGTACGCCGCGCGACACACGCATCGCGGTGCAGGACGACACCGCGCTGGCGCGGATGTTCTGCACCATCATTTTGCAGCTGGATCTGCAGGCGGTGCTCGAAGGACTTGCGGAATGGCAGCCGGGACTGCGCGCAACGCTCTACGCGCTGCTGCGCGCGCGCCTGCACGGCACCCTGCGTACCTTGCGCGAAGAGGGCATCGATATCGCCCCGGCGCAGACGCTGCTGGATGCACCGAAGCTGCCGGTGAAGTACCTGCTCAGCGCCGGCAGCCTGCTCGGCAAGCAGATCACCGGCGCGGCGGACATCAACAAGTTCTACGGCGACAGCGCGCCCAACCTGCTGCGCGAGGATGCGCTGGCGGCGCGCGCGGCCGCGGCCGGGGCGGCGCGATGA
- a CDS encoding MFS transporter has protein sequence MKRLLGPVLAAHYLAAFTALGMPLFLPQVLQQLAPGAAIGWSGVLYVLPTLCTALTASAWGRLADRYGRKRSLLRAQLGLALGFVMAGFAPNLGWLVAGLVVQGACGGSLAATNAYLSSQAQSGSLARALDWTQFSARLAMVTAPALLGLATALGPAQSLYRYLALLPLLAFALSWRLPADPPRAPASRASTPAAPHLDAAQRRQRWALWTTQFLFCFAMVVTFPYFLPYAQAHGIGSSAVAGLLYSLPHLVYLVLMPCWRGRDHRTSPLPAGLALFALACLLQIAPPAPGWLIAARLLFGLGMWMALRGLNRSLAEIAGGHGAGQLFGRFDAAGKCAGVAGGALAGALVQGHGLAVPFLAAAAAALLALLPALMLTSVRRTVHVPVADA, from the coding sequence ATGAAGCGCCTGCTCGGCCCGGTGCTGGCCGCGCACTACCTGGCCGCCTTCACCGCGCTGGGCATGCCGCTGTTCCTGCCGCAGGTGCTGCAGCAGCTGGCGCCGGGCGCGGCGATCGGCTGGAGCGGCGTGCTCTACGTGCTGCCGACCCTGTGCACCGCGCTCACCGCCAGCGCCTGGGGCCGGCTGGCGGATCGCTACGGACGCAAGCGCTCGCTGCTGCGCGCGCAGCTCGGCCTGGCGCTGGGCTTCGTCATGGCCGGCTTCGCGCCGAACCTGGGCTGGCTGGTCGCCGGCCTGGTCGTGCAGGGCGCCTGCGGCGGCTCGCTGGCCGCGACCAACGCCTATCTCAGCAGCCAGGCGCAGAGTGGCTCGCTGGCGCGGGCGCTGGACTGGACCCAGTTCTCGGCGCGGCTGGCGATGGTCACCGCCCCGGCGCTGCTCGGCCTGGCCACCGCGCTGGGGCCGGCGCAGTCGCTCTACCGCTATCTGGCGCTGCTGCCGCTGCTCGCCTTCGCGCTGAGCTGGCGCTTGCCGGCCGATCCGCCGCGCGCACCGGCGTCACGCGCGTCCACGCCCGCCGCGCCACACCTGGATGCGGCGCAGCGCCGCCAGCGCTGGGCGCTGTGGACCACGCAGTTCCTGTTCTGCTTCGCGATGGTGGTGACGTTTCCGTACTTCCTGCCGTATGCGCAGGCGCACGGCATCGGCAGCAGCGCGGTCGCAGGCCTGCTGTACAGCCTGCCGCACCTGGTCTACCTGGTGTTGATGCCGTGCTGGCGCGGTCGCGACCACCGCACCTCGCCGCTGCCGGCGGGGCTGGCGCTGTTCGCGCTGGCCTGCCTGCTGCAGATCGCGCCGCCGGCGCCGGGCTGGTTGATCGCGGCGCGGCTGCTGTTTGGCCTGGGCATGTGGATGGCGCTGCGCGGCCTCAACCGCAGCCTGGCCGAGATCGCCGGCGGGCACGGCGCCGGCCAGTTGTTCGGCCGTTTCGATGCCGCCGGCAAGTGCGCCGGCGTCGCCGGCGGCGCCCTCGCCGGCGCCCTGGTGCAAGGCCATGGCCTGGCCGTGCCGTTCCTCGCCGCCGCCGCGGCCGCCCTGCTGGCGCTGCTGCCGGCCCTGATGCTCACGTCCGTTCGGAGAACCGTCCATGTCCCCGTTGCCGATGCATGA